The Candidatus Liberimonas magnetica genome window below encodes:
- a CDS encoding helix-turn-helix domain-containing protein, producing MNTEILDVKEIAKYLKFSTKKVYKLLKNNEIPFKKIGGQYRFVKSEIDRWISQYLTAPQNQSNNSTLSEQTDIQKLLLKAGKIKDKLKKHLFITAILTKELEKYELKPVIVGGFAVEFYTVGGYSTGDIDLVFSDNKLLDKVLKGFGFTREGRHWINKELDVYIEAPGSRLTKGESEHLLEIEIEGLKAYILGVEDLIIDRLNAYVHWNSTDEANWVKELILISYDKIDWDYINKRSKEEKTDLALSRLKAEIIK from the coding sequence ATGAACACAGAGATATTAGATGTAAAAGAAATAGCAAAATATCTTAAATTTAGTACAAAAAAAGTATACAAACTTCTCAAAAACAATGAAATACCCTTTAAAAAGATTGGGGGACAGTACCGTTTTGTTAAATCAGAGATAGACAGATGGATATCTCAATATCTTACGGCACCTCAAAACCAATCAAATAACAGTACACTTTCCGAACAAACAGATATCCAAAAACTCCTTTTAAAAGCAGGCAAGATAAAAGACAAACTAAAAAAACATTTATTTATAACCGCTATCCTCACTAAAGAGCTTGAAAAATATGAGCTTAAGCCCGTAATTGTAGGCGGGTTTGCAGTAGAATTTTATACGGTCGGCGGATATAGCACCGGAGATATAGACCTGGTCTTTTCCGACAATAAACTGCTCGATAAAGTCCTTAAAGGTTTCGGATTTACCAGGGAAGGCAGGCATTGGATAAATAAAGAGCTGGATGTGTATATAGAAGCGCCAGGTTCACGCTTAACAAAAGGGGAAAGCGAACATCTCTTAGAAATTGAGATAGAAGGATTAAAAGCCTATATCCTTGGAGTGGAAGATTTGATAATAGACCGCCTTAATGCGTATGTACATTGGAATTCTACGGATGAAGCAAACTGGGTGAAAGAACTAATACTTATCAGTTATGATAAAATTGATTGGGATTACATTAATAAGAGGTCAAAAGAAGAGAAAACGGACCTGGCTTTATCAAGGTTAAAAGCAGAGATAATAAAATGA
- a CDS encoding DnaJ domain-containing protein codes for MAKNGMNDFVNYYKVLNIERASSFDAIKRAYRKMMLKWHPDRNRSLDAHEKSILITQAYDILSNENKKRIYDEVLDSRSAPLQKYSPSETFKKHYSEEKVKRWAKEARKETESRLHKSFEEFEKWWEGNFAGKVVIKSIFEEITVILKAAIEAAPEVIDATLEAADDTLSVVSIIGFLAVLFIVIIIIVLFVIFAG; via the coding sequence ATGGCAAAAAACGGAATGAACGATTTTGTTAATTACTATAAAGTACTGAATATAGAAAGAGCTTCGTCTTTTGATGCCATAAAACGTGCGTATAGAAAGATGATGCTAAAATGGCATCCTGACCGGAATAGGTCTTTAGATGCTCACGAAAAATCAATTTTAATTACACAGGCATATGATATATTAAGCAATGAGAATAAGAAGCGGATATACGATGAAGTGCTGGATAGCCGTTCTGCTCCTCTACAGAAATATTCGCCTTCAGAAACATTTAAAAAACATTACAGTGAAGAGAAAGTAAAACGGTGGGCAAAAGAAGCAAGAAAAGAAACTGAGAGCAGGCTGCATAAGAGTTTCGAAGAATTTGAAAAATGGTGGGAAGGAAATTTCGCAGGCAAAGTTGTCATAAAGTCAATATTCGAAGAAATCACGGTAATCCTAAAAGCAGCAATAGAAGCTGCCCCGGAAGTGATCGATGCTACGCTTGAAGCAGCTGACGACACTCTTAGTGTGGTATCGATAATCGGTTTTTTGGCGGTGCTGTTCATAGTGATAATAATCATCGTGCTGTTCGTTATTTTTGCCGGATGA
- a CDS encoding FAD-binding oxidoreductase, which translates to MLIKTDKDTIQSYFEDQSGLTGGYAESVYIPENEKEISDFIAEAGKKNTPVTVSGAGTGVTGGRVPFGGVVLSLERLNRIFEIRDSSAVVGAGVTVKELKEAAKERNLMYCPDPTEQNSFIGGNVSTNASGSRGFRYGPTRNYIKRLKIILSNGEFLNIERGKNFAGTSGILNIKLSKNDLTIHLPKYVLPDIKNAAGYFNRPGMDLIDLFIGHEGTLGIITEVEVLLKPLIDKTFSGIIFFPAEEFSWDLVSEAKTSVPGILSLEYFDHNSLELLKNDYPNIPEFAKAAIFFEQHISSGLNENKNLEQWVKLLGKYKAPEDKAWFATSARDQEGFRDFRYSLPEKVNEIVRKNKLPKTGTDIAVPQDRIKEMLLFYKEKLESSKIPHMLFGHIGESHLHSNFLPTTQEDQDRSRKIYLELVERALKLGGTVSAEHGIGKLKHIFLEKMVGSSGMKEMAILKRTLDPACILGLDNIFPKELL; encoded by the coding sequence ATGCTTATAAAAACAGACAAAGACACCATACAATCCTATTTTGAAGACCAGTCAGGGCTTACCGGCGGCTACGCAGAAAGCGTTTACATACCCGAAAACGAAAAAGAGATATCTGATTTTATCGCTGAAGCAGGTAAAAAAAATACTCCGGTCACCGTGTCTGGTGCAGGGACTGGAGTTACAGGGGGAAGGGTACCGTTTGGCGGCGTGGTCCTTTCACTTGAAAGATTGAACAGGATCTTTGAAATCAGGGACTCATCTGCAGTTGTTGGGGCCGGAGTTACGGTAAAAGAGCTTAAAGAAGCAGCAAAAGAAAGGAACCTGATGTACTGCCCTGACCCTACGGAGCAGAACTCATTTATAGGCGGCAATGTTTCCACGAACGCTTCCGGTTCAAGAGGCTTCAGGTACGGCCCTACCCGCAACTATATAAAAAGATTAAAAATAATCCTCTCTAACGGCGAGTTCTTAAATATAGAACGCGGCAAAAACTTTGCCGGCACATCAGGAATACTTAATATTAAATTATCAAAGAATGACTTAACTATACACCTGCCGAAATATGTTTTGCCGGACATTAAAAATGCAGCCGGGTATTTTAACCGTCCGGGCATGGACCTGATAGACCTGTTCATAGGCCATGAAGGGACTCTGGGCATTATAACGGAAGTCGAGGTACTGCTTAAACCTTTGATAGATAAAACGTTCTCAGGCATAATCTTTTTTCCTGCCGAAGAGTTTTCCTGGGACCTGGTTTCTGAAGCAAAAACATCCGTTCCCGGGATACTGTCTTTGGAATATTTTGACCATAACTCACTTGAGCTTTTAAAAAACGATTACCCGAATATCCCGGAATTCGCAAAAGCCGCTATTTTCTTTGAGCAGCACATCTCTTCCGGCTTGAATGAAAATAAAAACCTTGAACAGTGGGTAAAACTGCTTGGCAAATACAAAGCTCCTGAAGATAAAGCATGGTTTGCAACATCAGCCAGGGACCAGGAAGGGTTCAGGGATTTCAGGTACAGCCTCCCAGAGAAAGTGAACGAAATAGTAAGAAAAAATAAATTGCCAAAGACTGGCACTGATATAGCTGTCCCGCAGGACAGGATAAAAGAAATGCTTCTTTTTTACAAAGAAAAGCTGGAGAGCTCAAAAATACCGCATATGCTATTCGGCCACATAGGCGAAAGCCACCTGCATTCCAATTTTCTGCCCACTACTCAGGAAGACCAGGACAGGAGCCGAAAGATATATCTGGAGCTTGTTGAACGGGCTCTTAAGCTCGGAGGCACTGTATCGGCTGAGCATGGCATAGGAAAGCTAAAACACATATTCCTTGAAAAGATGGTTGGCAGCTCAGGCATGAAAGAGATGGCAATTTTAAAAAGAACCTTAGACCCGGCCTGTATCTTAGGACTAGACAACATCTTCCCGAAAGAACTTCTATAA
- the pheT gene encoding phenylalanine--tRNA ligase subunit beta — MKISLNWLKEFVEFDRSPEEIADILLFRGFETTVLSKPCNWTKVITAKVVEINKHPNADKLTLCTVADGTNTYSIVCGAPNVAKDQTIALAQLGAELPGGFKIEPRKIRGVESQGMICSQKELGIKEDTSGIMVLPPDTKIGIPLENALNDDNDTMLEVETTTSRPDCLNHLGIARELASYFKKNIKIHEPKINELPGDVKITVIDKDLCPRYIGYRISGVKVGPSPDRIKSRLEKCGIRPINNIVDITNYLMLEIGHPLHAFDLNLLEGKEIIVRRAGNGEKILALDGREYALDDTVLVICDAKKPQAIAGVMGGEHSGVTQKTTDILLESAVFYAASVRKTSKKLNISTDSSYRFERGCSWEMAELASKRAVELIQEIAGGKAEALKDDIAQPYVFNKVELRPERANKLLGTDISNNEMFEIFTNLNLKPVENGNKFITEIPSWRQDITQEADLIEEVARMYGYDKIPTTVLALNPDINEGERYKPAENSLRDRLVSLGFCEVMNNTFTSETQLKEYEMQPVESVANPISKENESLRTNLLPGLLANLKLNLSQGYKTIRIFETGNIFTKDGEKRVLGILAYGDILPEWWKFEDTKIISPKIDVTIIAGVMENILKGEGLVAVQGPGNIPAYFHPGKNSEISVNNAAAGHYGIIHPKFTMEFEKEIAYAELYLDDLKWDHKTSRYEPLKRFPEVKRDLALVAGSNIAFKDIKDDIMELVNNSEGLKAIFKHIDLFSRYELENNKISYSIHFKFQHQDHTLAENEINSAINLILETLKKNLNISLRT; from the coding sequence ATGAAAATATCATTAAATTGGCTCAAGGAATTTGTTGAATTTGACCGGTCTCCGGAAGAAATAGCGGATATCCTATTGTTCCGGGGATTTGAAACTACAGTGCTGTCTAAACCCTGTAATTGGACAAAGGTCATAACCGCAAAGGTAGTTGAAATAAACAAGCATCCGAACGCAGATAAACTTACCCTGTGTACGGTTGCGGATGGGACAAACACCTATTCGATCGTATGCGGCGCACCCAATGTGGCAAAAGACCAGACTATAGCCCTGGCACAGCTCGGCGCTGAGCTGCCAGGAGGGTTTAAGATAGAACCAAGAAAGATAAGGGGCGTAGAATCTCAAGGCATGATATGCTCCCAAAAAGAGCTTGGGATAAAAGAAGATACTTCAGGGATAATGGTACTGCCGCCAGATACGAAGATCGGCATTCCTCTTGAAAATGCCTTGAACGATGACAATGACACGATGCTTGAAGTTGAGACCACGACAAGCCGTCCGGACTGCTTAAACCACCTTGGGATAGCCCGGGAACTTGCCTCATATTTCAAGAAAAATATAAAAATACATGAACCTAAAATAAATGAACTCCCAGGCGATGTAAAAATAACCGTTATAGATAAGGACCTTTGCCCCAGATATATAGGATACAGGATATCGGGCGTCAAAGTAGGCCCCTCTCCGGACAGGATAAAAAGTCGCCTTGAAAAATGCGGGATAAGGCCCATAAACAATATAGTCGATATAACTAACTATCTGATGCTTGAAATAGGCCACCCTCTGCATGCCTTTGACTTAAACCTTCTTGAAGGAAAAGAAATAATCGTAAGACGCGCTGGAAACGGGGAAAAGATACTTGCCCTGGACGGCCGCGAATATGCACTTGATGACACTGTCCTTGTGATCTGCGATGCAAAAAAACCTCAGGCCATCGCAGGGGTTATGGGCGGCGAACATTCAGGTGTTACTCAAAAAACCACTGATATCCTGCTTGAAAGCGCGGTATTTTATGCCGCAAGTGTAAGAAAGACCTCAAAAAAATTGAATATATCCACTGATTCTTCCTACAGGTTCGAACGCGGCTGTTCGTGGGAGATGGCTGAACTTGCTTCAAAACGCGCGGTTGAACTGATACAGGAGATAGCAGGCGGCAAAGCAGAAGCTCTGAAAGATGATATCGCACAACCGTACGTATTCAACAAAGTTGAGCTGCGGCCGGAGCGGGCGAACAAACTCCTTGGCACTGATATATCTAATAATGAGATGTTTGAGATATTTACAAACCTAAACTTAAAACCCGTAGAAAACGGTAATAAATTCATAACTGAAATACCCTCGTGGCGGCAGGACATCACCCAGGAAGCCGACCTTATAGAAGAAGTTGCAAGGATGTACGGCTACGACAAGATACCTACTACAGTACTTGCATTAAACCCGGACATAAACGAGGGGGAAAGATACAAACCCGCTGAGAATAGCTTAAGAGACAGGCTCGTTTCCCTTGGTTTCTGCGAGGTAATGAACAACACTTTTACAAGCGAGACCCAGCTCAAAGAATATGAGATGCAGCCGGTGGAATCTGTGGCAAACCCCATTTCAAAAGAAAATGAATCATTACGGACAAACCTTCTTCCTGGGCTTTTAGCTAACCTGAAACTCAACCTGTCTCAAGGATATAAAACAATAAGAATATTCGAAACCGGAAATATATTCACAAAAGACGGTGAGAAAAGGGTTCTGGGAATACTTGCCTACGGAGATATCCTGCCGGAATGGTGGAAGTTCGAAGACACTAAAATAATATCCCCGAAGATCGATGTAACTATAATCGCCGGAGTGATGGAAAACATACTTAAAGGAGAGGGGCTTGTGGCCGTCCAGGGTCCAGGAAATATTCCGGCTTATTTTCATCCGGGTAAAAACTCTGAAATTTCCGTTAACAATGCCGCAGCCGGGCATTACGGAATTATACATCCTAAATTTACTATGGAGTTTGAAAAAGAGATCGCTTATGCGGAACTGTATCTGGATGACCTTAAGTGGGACCATAAAACATCCAGGTATGAACCTTTAAAGAGGTTTCCTGAGGTAAAAAGAGACCTGGCTCTTGTAGCAGGCAGTAATATAGCTTTTAAGGACATAAAAGACGATATCATGGAGCTCGTAAATAATTCCGAAGGCCTTAAGGCTATATTCAAGCACATTGACCTGTTCTCAAGATACGAACTGGAAAACAATAAAATAAGCTATTCCATTCATTTTAAGTTCCAGCACCAAGACCATACTTTGGCAGAAAATGAGATAAATTCAGCAATAAACCTAATCCTTGAAACCTTAAAGAAAAACTTGAACATTTCTCTGAGAACCTAA
- the pheS gene encoding phenylalanine--tRNA ligase subunit alpha, whose translation MDIKEKLDQLKKDCLDKISRASTLDDIEAIRIGVLGRKGTLTDILKSLSGMPVEEKKEVGKNANLAKVELESLIETKVKDIQKNKISEKIEKEKVDTSLPPYPFETGHYHPLRQTLNEISQIFEEIGFKIEKGPEIETEWFNFEALNIPQDHPARDVQDTFFLKDNGPNNEKLLLRTHTSPVQIHVMEKQKPPLKIIAPGRVFRNEATDATHSAVFHQIEGLAVDKKITFSDLKGSLTYFIHRYFGSNVNLRFRPSHFQFTEPSAEVDIQCTICKGKGCRVCKNSGWLEMLGCGMVHPNVFKAVKLDPEKYTGFAFGLGIERLSMFKYGIEDIRLFYENNLSFLKQF comes from the coding sequence ATGGATATAAAAGAGAAATTAGACCAGCTAAAAAAAGATTGCCTTGACAAAATATCCCGGGCATCGACCCTTGACGATATAGAAGCCATCAGGATCGGCGTTCTGGGAAGGAAAGGCACCCTTACAGATATACTTAAGAGCCTTTCAGGCATGCCTGTAGAAGAGAAAAAAGAAGTCGGCAAAAATGCGAATCTTGCCAAAGTTGAACTTGAATCCCTTATCGAAACAAAAGTCAAAGACATACAAAAAAATAAAATATCGGAAAAAATAGAAAAAGAAAAAGTCGATACAAGCCTGCCCCCATACCCTTTCGAGACCGGGCACTACCATCCTTTAAGGCAAACATTAAATGAAATATCCCAGATTTTCGAAGAGATAGGCTTCAAAATAGAAAAAGGACCTGAGATCGAAACCGAATGGTTCAATTTTGAGGCTTTAAATATTCCCCAAGACCACCCTGCAAGGGATGTCCAGGATACTTTCTTTCTAAAGGACAACGGCCCGAATAATGAAAAACTCCTTTTGAGGACACACACATCTCCTGTTCAAATACACGTTATGGAAAAACAGAAACCTCCTTTAAAGATCATCGCGCCCGGCCGGGTATTTCGGAATGAAGCAACGGACGCGACCCATTCGGCCGTATTTCACCAGATAGAAGGGCTCGCAGTAGACAAGAAGATAACTTTTTCGGACCTGAAGGGAAGCTTAACATATTTTATCCACAGGTATTTCGGTTCAAATGTCAATTTAAGGTTCAGACCGTCCCATTTCCAATTCACGGAACCGTCCGCAGAAGTTGATATTCAATGCACCATCTGTAAAGGCAAAGGCTGCAGGGTATGCAAGAACTCCGGCTGGCTTGAAATGCTCGGCTGCGGCATGGTACACCCCAATGTTTTTAAAGCCGTAAAGCTTGACCCGGAAAAGTATACGGGTTTTGCATTCGGCCTTGGAATAGAACGGCTGTCAATGTTCAAGTACGGCATAGAAGATATAAGGCTTTTTTACGAGAACAACTTAAGTTTTTTAAAACAATTCTAA
- the rplT gene encoding 50S ribosomal protein L20, with product MRAKSVVYTRQRKKKFFRMAKGYYATKKNRWRITIQQIEKSLRHAYVGRKDKKGIFRGIWITRLNAAAREHGLSYSRFISGLKKANIAIDRKMLAEIAISDTNAFKQLAEIAKNSQGVQQAQPDNN from the coding sequence ATGAGGGCAAAAAGTGTTGTCTATACAAGACAGAGAAAAAAGAAATTTTTTCGCATGGCAAAAGGTTACTATGCGACAAAGAAAAACCGCTGGAGAATTACTATACAGCAGATCGAAAAATCCCTAAGGCATGCCTATGTGGGAAGAAAAGACAAAAAAGGGATTTTCAGAGGTATCTGGATAACAAGGCTTAATGCCGCGGCTAGAGAGCATGGTTTGAGTTACAGCCGTTTTATTTCCGGCCTAAAAAAAGCTAATATCGCTATTGACAGAAAAATGCTTGCCGAAATAGCCATAAGCGACACCAATGCTTTTAAACAGCTTGCTGAAATAGCAAAGAACAGCCAGGGTGTACAGCAAGCTCAGCCGGACAATAATTGA
- the rpmI gene encoding 50S ribosomal protein L35, whose amino-acid sequence MPKIKSHSGAKKRFFVSKTGKVKHKKQGLRHLLTGMAPAHGRNLRKMNILNKTDSKMIKKLIPYA is encoded by the coding sequence ATGCCAAAAATCAAATCGCATAGCGGTGCTAAAAAACGTTTTTTTGTAAGTAAAACCGGAAAAGTAAAGCACAAAAAACAGGGGCTGCGCCATCTTTTGACCGGCATGGCTCCGGCTCACGGCAGAAACCTGCGTAAAATGAATATCCTTAATAAAACAGATTCAAAGATGATAAAGAAACTGATACCGTACGCGTAA
- the infC gene encoding translation initiation factor IF-3, giving the protein MRYRINYQIKVPQVRLIDEDGSQLGVKPTNEALALAKERGKDLVEISPAATPPVCKIISYSKLRYEHNKKEKEARKKQKGGHLKEIRIRPAIGQHDLEVKLNHIREFLLEHDKVRVAIMFKGRENTHRELGQVLAEKVKANLSDIGELEGRPTFFGTRLFLNFVPKKDVLKTTVKKPKEAPDPKEVPASKEIPASKDIPTPKDIPAEKKIPSPKEMPTKES; this is encoded by the coding sequence ATAAGATACCGTATCAATTATCAAATCAAGGTCCCACAAGTAAGGCTTATTGACGAAGATGGTTCCCAGCTCGGAGTAAAACCGACCAATGAAGCTCTTGCACTGGCAAAGGAAAGAGGGAAGGACCTGGTGGAAATCTCACCCGCAGCCACGCCCCCTGTATGCAAGATAATCAGCTATTCAAAGCTGAGATATGAACACAACAAAAAGGAAAAAGAAGCACGTAAAAAACAAAAAGGCGGCCATCTCAAGGAAATAAGGATAAGGCCGGCGATTGGCCAGCACGACCTTGAAGTAAAATTAAACCATATCCGTGAGTTCCTGCTTGAACATGATAAAGTCCGTGTAGCTATAATGTTTAAAGGAAGGGAAAATACCCACAGGGAACTCGGTCAGGTCCTGGCAGAAAAAGTCAAAGCAAACCTATCTGATATCGGTGAGCTTGAAGGCAGGCCGACTTTTTTTGGAACAAGGCTCTTTTTAAATTTCGTGCCGAAGAAAGATGTTTTAAAAACTACGGTTAAAAAACCGAAAGAAGCTCCGGATCCTAAGGAAGTCCCTGCTTCTAAAGAGATCCCGGCTTCAAAGGATATTCCAACTCCGAAGGATATTCCGGCAGAGAAGAAAATACCTTCTCCAAAAGAAATGCCGACAAAAGAATCTTAA
- the thrS gene encoding threonine--tRNA ligase has translation MNEKTIEQADLDMLRHSTAHLMAAAVVNLFPETKVAIGPSIEDGFYYDFDRPQPFVPEDLEKIEAKMKEIAKGNLPFLRSEKTKEEALAFFKERNEKYKVELIEAIPDDKVTFYQTGDFIDLCRGPHVKYSSKLKHFKLLSIAGAYWRGDEKREQLQRIYGTVFPTKEELEAHLNRLEEAKKRDHRKLGRELDLFSINEEVGPGLVLWHPKGARIRMIIEDFWRKKHIENGYEMVFTPHIGLGNLWETSGHLDFYKEFMYSPMKIDENNYYAKPMNCPFHLMIYKSALYSYRDLPLRWAELGTVYRYEKSGVLHGLMRVRGFTQDDAHIICRPDQMPDEIRKVIRFCLNILNAFGFKEFNIYVATKPKEKSVGDPVLWEDATKALQEAVKAENLTCSIDEGGGAFYGPKIDIKVKDALNREWQCSTIQFDFNEPERFDLTYIDQSGKKVRPYMIHRALMGSLERFFGVLVEHYGGAFPVFLAPVQVQIMNITEKQEEYGLKLLERFTKTGIRADFDLRNEKIGFKIREAALAKVPYMAVIGDKEKEGETIAVRTKEGKDLGSMKPGDFINLINEEVSKFWNA, from the coding sequence ATGAACGAAAAAACTATTGAGCAGGCTGATTTAGACATGCTTCGGCATTCGACAGCGCACTTGATGGCGGCGGCGGTGGTAAATCTTTTCCCGGAAACGAAGGTTGCCATAGGGCCGTCCATTGAAGACGGGTTTTACTATGATTTTGACAGGCCCCAGCCTTTTGTCCCTGAAGACCTTGAAAAAATAGAAGCCAAGATGAAAGAGATTGCAAAAGGAAACCTTCCTTTCCTGCGCAGCGAAAAGACAAAGGAAGAGGCGCTGGCTTTTTTTAAGGAACGTAACGAGAAATATAAAGTCGAACTTATAGAAGCAATTCCTGACGACAAAGTCACTTTTTACCAGACAGGCGATTTCATAGACCTCTGCCGCGGGCCTCATGTAAAATATTCTTCTAAACTCAAACACTTCAAACTATTGTCCATTGCAGGCGCTTACTGGAGAGGGGACGAAAAAAGGGAACAGCTACAGAGGATATACGGCACGGTTTTTCCTACAAAAGAGGAGCTGGAAGCTCACCTTAACAGGCTTGAAGAAGCTAAAAAACGCGACCACAGAAAACTTGGGCGTGAACTCGACCTTTTCTCGATAAATGAAGAGGTGGGGCCCGGGCTTGTGCTCTGGCACCCTAAAGGAGCGCGGATTCGCATGATAATCGAAGATTTCTGGAGAAAAAAACATATTGAGAACGGCTATGAGATGGTGTTTACACCTCACATAGGGCTTGGCAATCTATGGGAAACAAGCGGGCACCTTGATTTCTATAAAGAATTCATGTACTCACCCATGAAGATCGATGAAAACAATTATTATGCAAAACCAATGAACTGCCCGTTCCATCTTATGATTTATAAGAGCGCTCTGTATTCTTACAGGGACCTGCCACTGCGCTGGGCTGAACTGGGAACAGTGTACAGGTACGAAAAAAGCGGTGTTCTTCACGGGCTTATGCGCGTAAGGGGATTTACCCAGGACGACGCCCATATAATATGCCGGCCGGACCAGATGCCGGATGAGATAAGGAAAGTTATAAGGTTCTGCCTGAATATCCTAAATGCGTTCGGGTTTAAGGAATTCAATATTTATGTCGCTACAAAACCAAAAGAAAAATCCGTGGGCGACCCGGTCCTGTGGGAAGATGCCACAAAGGCCTTGCAGGAGGCGGTAAAAGCCGAGAACCTCACCTGCTCTATCGACGAAGGCGGCGGCGCATTTTACGGGCCAAAGATAGACATTAAGGTTAAAGACGCTCTAAACCGCGAATGGCAGTGTTCTACTATACAATTTGATTTTAACGAACCAGAAAGGTTCGACCTGACATATATCGACCAGTCCGGCAAGAAAGTCCGGCCGTATATGATACACAGAGCTTTGATGGGTTCACTTGAGCGGTTTTTCGGGGTGCTGGTGGAACACTATGGAGGAGCTTTTCCTGTGTTTCTGGCTCCCGTACAGGTGCAGATAATGAATATAACCGAAAAACAGGAAGAGTACGGGCTTAAACTGCTTGAAAGATTCACGAAAACCGGCATCAGAGCAGATTTTGACTTAAGGAACGAAAAAATAGGATTTAAAATAAGAGAAGCCGCCCTTGCAAAAGTTCCTTACATGGCCGTTATAGGCGACAAAGAAAAAGAAGGCGAAACTATCGCCGTAAGGACAAAAGAAGGAAAAGACTTAGGCTCAATGAAACCCGGGGATTTTATTAACCTGATAAATGAAGAAGTTTCAAAGTTCTGGAACGCTTGA
- a CDS encoding HEPN domain-containing protein gives MLKDDHLTNIAAFHCEQCVEKCFKAVIEENSQDIPRIHNLIRLYDIIKSKIKTKINEDHLKMLNETYIDTRYPSDLGLLPEGKPSKEKVRKFYKFSDTVYKTILKYLESK, from the coding sequence ATGTTAAAAGACGACCACTTAACGAATATTGCAGCATTCCATTGCGAACAATGCGTTGAAAAGTGCTTTAAAGCTGTAATAGAAGAAAATAGCCAGGACATTCCAAGGATACATAATTTAATACGATTATACGATATCATAAAAAGCAAAATAAAAACTAAGATAAATGAAGACCACCTAAAAATGCTAAATGAAACGTATATTGACACAAGATATCCTTCTGATTTAGGCCTACTTCCAGAAGGCAAACCGTCAAAAGAAAAAGTTAGGAAATTCTACAAATTTTCTGACACAGTTTATAAAACCATCTTGAAATATTTGGAATCAAAATAA